A portion of the Podospora pseudoanserina strain CBS 124.78 chromosome 2, whole genome shotgun sequence genome contains these proteins:
- a CDS encoding hypothetical protein (COG:U; EggNog:ENOG503Q3YK), producing the protein MSLTPVRSTPTKQISSPSAFTESPGNWKHPRLAEITARQARTTFSQKNVLQIVYNVVAIAGVQVLRRFLLPHLPIRLEKLPYGSYIPLTLLLIPLFNILLALLPLVRPKDDLSDIPLTPAQRDLLGLPPIRAPPTPASDISTPRNTPAPPP; encoded by the exons ATGTCCCTAACACCCGTCAGATCGACGCCCACAAAGCAAATCTCGTCCCCATCCGCCTTTACAGAAAGCCCCGGCAACTGGAAACACCCTCGCCTGGCCGAGATCACAGCGCGCCAAGCCAGAACCACCTTCTCCCAAAAGAACGTCCTGCAAATTGTCTATAATGTCGTCGCAATTGCCGGCGTTCAAGTCCTGAGAAGATTTCTTCTTCCGCACCTCCCGATAAGACT agAAAAACTCCCCTACGGCTCTTACATCcccctaaccctcctcctaatccccctcttcaacatcctcctcgccctcctccccttaGTCCGCCCCAAGGACGACCTCTCCGACATacccctcacccccgcccagcgcgacctcctcggcctcccccccatcagagcaccccccacccccgcctcgGACATCTCAACCCCCCGAAATACTCCCGCACCCCCTCCATAG
- a CDS encoding hypothetical protein (EggNog:ENOG503Q4XB; COG:I) — MRTAAPSLRLDFSCVRSLFWAKSDGRVKTLNPRPQFSRSMQTGCRGPGSCETWHLQLSVSSRHNRAPPAIAHFQATAPPPCPVRPKTSSSHPKIPDLHPSRPGCIFQTLTNRAPYTTSAGGHNFCLLCITNQQSTHNQSPSPNMGTFDNLLLQLDEGVTGLFKQWNIWTSLIVTLFAGLITYQVSTRQDPDIHPFLLARQSQASPVRQPKESSVYRPQAAPHGLPLHTGLNVKDPGANKWARGRDGDLRDIWRQTLAGVQEGDDKGAKGRILTVEGTENVKEHHLDALTRQINLIGQHLVDQGGNRVAVYLPNSVELIVALFACAFYNLNAIILPFNQPDAAVIDMLRRSAADTVITAPGSFPFDVVAKNYPSLRQLVWVVDEGSKHMDWNEVPQGTGSKVNVATWQDIINDSPVEAGKTLPPLEDQSEPKDITLFWQQGPGREEEMVKFTTGNIVSAIAAQLTAIPTARRLSPSDLFLPADSLANSHTLVLTLTALFSNSSVAFNSSASEAPSLSAILSSPAVSPTVIAVTPSALSQTHKEVSSSLKSSTIGKDLHWLLSRSLAESGAFPESGFLTNYYNQAFRPKFSGGKKLRLVYTAERINGGGKVRLSGEELNDLRLYTGARVVYALTAARVAGAVCQTNVYDYRGGEHFGPPVASVEVVLRDKGGVRNSDEESQGEIVVRGPAVAGKEAGLGVVARVREDHTVALI, encoded by the exons ATGCGAACAGCCGCTCCCTCCTTGCGTCTCGACTTCTCGTGTGTCCGCTCACTGTTCTGGGCAAAAAGTGACGGTCGCGTCAAAACATTGAATCCAAGACCCCAGTTCTCCAGGTCGATGCAAACGGGTTGCAGGGGTCCTGGCAGCTGTGAGACTTGGCATTTGCAGCTGTCTGTTTCCAGCAGGCACAACAGAGCTCCCCCCGCCATCGCGCATTTCCAAGCAACCGCCCCGCCCCCGTGTCCTGTCCGGCCAAAAACCTCCAGCTCGCACCCCAAGATCCCGGATCTCCACCCGTCCCGGCCCGGCTGCATCTTCCAGACACTAACGAACAGGGCCCCTTACACCACCAGCGCGGGGGGCCACAACTTTTGTCTTCTTTGCATCACAAACCAACAGAGCACA CACAATCAAAGCCCCTCGCCCAACATGGGGACCTTTGATAACCTGCTGCTACAGCTTGACGAGGGCGTCACAGGCCTCTTCAAGCAGTGGAATATCTGGACCAGTCTCATCGTCACCCTCTTCGCCGGCCTCATCACCTACCAGGTCTCGACCCGCCAAGATCCCGATAttcaccccttcctcctcgctcgtCAGTCCCAGGCTTCCCCTGTCCGCCAGCCCAAAGAATCCTCCGTCTACCGGCCTCAAGCTGCCCCCCATGGTCTGCCTCTTCACACCGGCTTAAACGTCAAGGACCCCGGCGCCAACAAGTGGGCGAGGGGCCGTGATGGTGATCTCAGGGATATCTGGCGGCAGACCCTCGCCGGCGTCCAAGAAGGTGACGACAAGGGCGCAAAGGGCCGTATCCTCACCGTCGAGGGCACCGAGAACGTCAAAGAGCACCATCTCGACGCTCTCACTCGgcaaatcaacctcatcgGCCAACATCTTGTCGACCAAGGTGGCAACCGCGTGGCCGTCTACCTGCCCAACTCTGTCGAGTTGATCGTTGCCCTTTTTGCCTGTGCCTTCTACAACTTGAACGctatcatcctccccttcaaccaaCCCGACGCCGCCGTCATCGACATGCTCCGCCGTTCCGCCGCCGACACGGTCATCACCGCCCCTGGATCTTTCCCTTTTGACGTCGTGGCCAAGAActacccctccctccgccaacTGGTGTGGGTGGTCGACGAAGGAAGCAAACACATGGACTGGAACGAAGTACCCCAGGGCACCGGCAGCAAAGTCAATGTTGCCACCTGGcaagacatcatcaacgaCTCCCCCGTCGAAGCAGGCAagaccctcccccctcttgaGGACCAGTCCGAACCAAAAgacatcaccctcttctGGCAACAAGGCCCCGGGCGGGAAGAGGAAATGGTCAAGTTCACCACAGGCAACATCGTCTCCGCCATTGCAGCCCAGCTAACCGCCATCCCCACCGCCCGCCGTCTCAGCCCCTCGgatcttttcctccctgCGGACTCGCTGGCAAACTCGCACACTTTGGTTCTCACCCTCACGGCTCTGTTTTCCAATTCCTCGGTTGCGTTCAACTCTTCCGCGTCCGAAGCGCCCTCTTTGTCTGCGATCCTCAGCTCTCCGGCCGTTTCTCCTACTGTCATAGCTGTCACTCCTTCTGCTCTGTCCCAAACTCACAAGGAGGTCTCGTCTTCTCTCAAGTCATCAACCATAGGCAAGGACCTCCACTGGCTTTTGTCTCGGTCCTTGGCCGAAAGTGGTGCTTTCCCCGAGAGTGGGTTTCTGACCAACTATTACAACCAAGCTTTCCGTCCCAAGTTTTCGGGCGGAAAgaagttgaggttggtgtaCACTGCTGAGAGGATTAacgggggtgggaaggtgaggttgagcGGGGAGGAGCTGAATGATTTGAGGTTGTATACCGGTGCGAGGGTGGTGTACGCGTTGACGGCGGCAAGGGTTGCGGGCGCGGTGTGTCAGACGAATGTTTATGATTatcggggaggggagcacTTTGGGCCGCCGGTGGCAAGtgtggaggttgtgttgagggataaggggggggtgaggaataGTGATGAGGAGTCGCAAGGAGAG ATTGTGGTCAGGGGCCCGGCTGTTGCTGGAAAAGaagctgggttgggggttgtggcgagggtgagggaggatcATACTGTTGCGTTGATTTAA